The genomic segment cattaaaaaataaaacaaataagccATTAAGGAGGGTAGAATTGTAATTAAAGATGCACATACTACCATGGTGAAATTTTGAGTCGATCAAAAACATACCCAGccgaaattttttttttcagcaaGAACACCAATCTCCGGCAACCACAAACCCGAACTTCCAGCCACCTGAAACAACACGTTCCTACAGTCGGATCTGCTTCTCCAACAACGTCCATCTCCGGCGACGTCCTTCTCCATCACCGGCGACGTCCACCATCTCCGGCGACGAACTTGTCCATCATCCAAAGCATCCAAGAAAACCAGGTTTTTAAAAATCTTGCTCCGTCAAATACTATATTACTGTAATTTTATTCAACTTAATATCTATTAAATTCCTAATTCTTCTACATAATATAGAACCATTGATTTCATATTTTTCTCATACCTATTTCAGATTATAATGGTAATCATGAAGTTCATTAtgtccattttaaaaaaaaaaacataataattaacatgaaatttgaaaaaaataattaaacctaCTAATATAGTTATATTGATTGaccaaaaatatacaaaaaaaaataagaactATGATTATTTTAGAGTCAATTTTGTCTTTGCGATAAAAAAAACATTTCATATTGGTCTATTGGTCTGAATTCTAATTGTCAAAACTTTCAGTAACAACAAAGTAACAAGTTACCTTGAATACTGTCATATTTTCCAATTAAGTTTTCCACTAAAGTATGTAATTGCAGACtatagtaaccagttaccttcaccaGTTACACCCAATTAACTgcttaaaaatttacaaaatattacAGGTATGGAAAATACtacttctttggttcaatttggaGGCAAGTGGAATGAAAAAAATGAGTATGAAGGGTACACAATGACTGGAATATTGATTCCACCAAATTGTTCTCTTGACAACTTGGTGAATTTGGTAAAACAAGAGATAAAGGAAACAAGAGCAAGCATTGAAGTTTATTATTAAGTAGCCAAAGGAACACCACCAATGAAGATTGAATCAGCCAATTCAGTGTTGTTCTActtggaaataaagaaaaaagttgcATAAAAAATAACAGACTTACCATTGTGTGTGAATATAGTTCAAGAATCAATGGATGAAAATAATCTTCTTCAGCTATCAAATCAGAAAGCTACAGCACAAGAAATGGAGGTGGGAACATTATTAATGCAAGCAAACAAAGCTTCCATCAATGAACATATGTTACTTGAAGAAGGAATGTCAAGCACAACAAATGAGGGAATCAATGTGGCATACATACCTCACCTTGCTGAAGAAGTAGCTGATTTTATAATTGAAGAcaattcaaaaagaaaaaagagattgGAGGAAATTGAAATAGTAATATCTGATTACAGAGTGAACAAAATAGAGCAAGGACAGATTTACAAGGACAAGAACACAATCAAATCAGCTCTTGGCTACCATGCAATGCTACATAACTTtcagttcaaaacaaaaagatcagAACCAAGAGAGTACCTGGTTACCTGCGCAGATGACACATGCAGCTGGTTTGTGAGAGCTTCTAAATACAGAAATCAAGATTTATTCAAGGTACTAAAATGCATTCCAAATCATACTTGCTCTGTTGAAATTGTTATGGAGGATCATAGGCAAGCAAAAAGCATCATAATTGGGGAattaataaagaataagtacaagtCAGTCAAAAGAAATTATACTCCAAATGACATCATGAATGACATGAATGATGACTTTGGAGTAACCATGGGATACACAAAAGCATGAAGATCAAGAGAAAAAGCTTTGCTTCTAGTAAGAGGGAACCCTGATGATTCATATCAAAAGTTGCCAATGTATCTTCACATGTTGAAGCAAGCAAATCCAGGAACAGTAACACATCTGCTCACAGACAATGAAGATAGATTCAAATACTTGTACATAGCTTTCTCCAACTCAATTAAAGGTTGGAGATACTTGAGGCCTATCATTGTGGTTGATGGAACTTTCTTAAAAAATGCACATGGCGGCACACTATTTTCAGCATCAACATTAGATCCAAACAACAACATTTTTGTCTTGGCTTTTGGAATAGCAGACTCAGAAAATGATAACTCTTGGCTTTGGTTCTTCTCCAAACTGAGAGACACATATGGAGAACCCGAAGGTATGGTAGCTTCAATTTTATCATATGGTTTACATATAAAAAGGAAATGGTTACCCAAAACCAATACACAAATACATGCTATTTCGTTTAGTATCTTAtaaaagtaactggttaccttcacaggATTGGCTATTGTTTCCGACAGACATAAGAGCATAGAGAATGCAGTACATATGGTGTACCCAAATGCGTTCCATGGAGCTTGCATGTATCACTTGCTCAATAATTTGAAAAGCAAGTATGGACCATGGAGAACAGCTACAAATGAATTTCATTGCAGCAGCAAAAGCATACACAAAAACAGAATGTGAACACTACATGAGAAGCCTTGATAGACTTGACAGACGCATTAGACCCTATTTAGAGAAAGCCAAATATGAAACTTGGGCAAGATCATACTCACCAACAAAAAGATACACCATGATGACATCCAACATTACAAAATCGCTCAACACTGCACTAAAATCTGCAAGAAATCTCCCTATTGATATCTTGGTTGAATGTCTTAGAAGTTTGGTTCAAAAATGGGTTGGAACAATTCAAATAATGCAAATGGAACATTCACAAAAGTGTCTACAGCAACAGAAAATGAATTGAGACATGACATTGTTTCAAAAATGAAGTATGAGGTATGCAACTAAACTTATTCTTACTATTCTTTATTCTGTCAATatatggtaaccagttaccctgggtaacaacaaaaacaaaacaataaactAAACAGAGTGGGAACAGCATACATTCAATGTTAATTGTACataaatgtttattattttattttaattcatCACAAAACTATTTGCAGGTCTTGCCTTTCAACCCAATAGAATATCAAGTTCGTGATGAAAAAGGGACCAATTTCACAGTAAATATTCACAATAGAACTTGTACATGCAATAGGTTTCAAGAAGATGAAATGCATTGTGGGCATGCAGTAGCTGTAATTGCAAAGAGAAACTTGGGAGTATATGATTACTGTGCAAAGTTTTACAAAACAGAAACTTTGAAAGCAATGTATGAAGAAAAAGTTCATCCTTTGCCCCATAAAGATGAATGGAATCTACCACAACACTTAGACATAGTGGTGCTACCTCCAAAGGCAACAATCACTGCAGGAAGaccaagaaagaaaagaataagatcaAGAGGAGAACCAAAAGTGATAATCACCTGTGGTAAATGTGGCCAACCAGGACATAACAAGAAGACTTGCAGGAATCCACCAATTGAAAAGGCAAACAAGCAAAAAAAACAAAAGTCATAGCTTGATATATTACAATAAAACAACCATATCATAGCTTCATTCATTAAATGATTGACTTTCATATTCATACATTGATATTGAGTATTATAATAACTTTGTTACATATTCAAATAAATTGAATGATTACCAAAGCATATAAGATTCCCTTTATAATAAATTGTTGGTTTTTTGTTGATATATGTCAAATATTTATGCAACTAACACCatgaaaacatgttttttttttaaataaaacataatattctgagtaaggtaaccagttactactTTGTATATAACATGATGACCCAGCTGGGTACCTGGTTATTATATCTCAATTGCTTTGTATATCACAGTTACTTTAAAAAAgttgaatattattatatataattattaaacatgaaatacaaaataaataaaaaaacaataaagtaGGTACTTTGATCTAACATATGccaccaaaaaaaaaatgaaaatcaacaaacaccaaaaaagtaaccagttaccctttATATAAAAGACAGACCAAACTAAGCACTTGGCTACCATTAAAATATCTCAGTTGCTTTAAAAGTAATACAGTAAAAAACAAACAAGAGAAACTAGGTACTTTGCTGTAAAAATTATCACAAATAGAAAAAACAATAAGCACCAAAAGTACCCCAGCTACACTTTTGTATATAAGACAAACACCAAACAAAGTACCTGGTTACCATTAAAATATCTCCgaaaaaataagtaaatatatacaaataaataacacAGAAAAGATCAAAAGATATATATAATATCCTTAAGTAACCAAGGTCTTACAAATAGTACCAATTTAACATATACAAGTATCAAACTAACTATTGGTAATCATTTCCAAAAGTCAAACATCCTTTTCCAAAAGATGATCTGATTTAGAGTATAGACAAAATAAAAAAAGTCTAATATCCTTTCATAAAGCTTCCTAAATAACCTATGCAGTAGTCTTAAGAGAACCTATGCAGCAGTCTTCCTTCTCTTCTGCTTCCTATCCAAAACCTTTTCAGAAAACTCATCGCTAGTCAAATATCCATCTTCTTGTTTCTTCTTCCCATGAAAATACAAGCTAACAGCAATGTCTTGGCGAAGCAACTAAGCATCAATTTCTTTTGGCATCTCGTTTTCCTTTCCAATAATTAATTGCTCGGCAAAATACGTTGTAAAAATCCCACAGTCACTACAATATTACAAACACATAAAAAACTAAGAACATAAAAACAAAACCAGGAACAAACAGGATAagcaaacttaaaaaaaaaaaactcaccattCAACTTGTTGAGGAACGCCTCTAGCAATACTCAATTGCAAAGCATCAGTCTCAGCAACATCATAAGGACTAATATCAAGATGTATGTCACGACGATCATAAAAATCAATCTTCTCCAATAGAAGAGGAAGCATTACAGCAAATGCTTCAATTACAGGTAAACTCAAATTTTCATGTCTCGCCCCCGACATAGAATCATAAACAATGAGCAACCTCTTCTTTATGTCAAAATGTAGCAAAAGCCAATGAGCAAGATCCTTAACATTAACAGGCATAAGAACATGATCAAGTAGATTCCAGTGACTACTGCAAAATAATGAGTTGCCCCTCATAATCTTCAAAGCAACACAACTGTCATCAATGTTCAATGTATCACTGCctgatttcacaaatttctcataCATGAAAACAATATTTTGGGCAAAACAACTATCAGTAGTAGATACCCTCCTCATCAAACCTTTCGAAAACTTAACCTTTCTCCTCAAATAATACATCATGACATCAATATGctgcattttaaaaaataaaggctTATAAGACCACTATGTAGAAACCTGTTACCACTTacaacaaaacataataaaaaaaaaacagagggtAACTAGTTCCAATCAGCTGCACAACAAATAATAAAAAGTGTGGGTAACAAGTTACCATCAGCTAAACATCAATGTATACATTTGGGTAACTAGTTACACAAAGCATTGCAACACAAAAAGATGactgtggtaactagttaccccagCTAAACTACTAGATTATACATttaggtaaccagttacacatCATGCAAACACAAAAAAAGACAGAGGGAACTAGTTACCCCCAGCAAAACATAGAAATATAGAATTCAAGCAGatcaaaagaatttttttttttaaatgagaaacataacataaaaagaaaaagaaactcaCCGATGAATTAACAAACTGCCCAAGATGATACAAACGGTAGAACCAAGTCTTCTCGTCAATAAAAATGAAAGTGAAATCGATCGATGGCTCAACCTTGTTATCATCATATTTCTTATACctacaaaacaaaaaaatcaaacaGTATTTAGAGAACAAAACCAAAAATTTCacacaaaaccaaaaaaaaaaaacaaattgtaCATACTTGTTATTGTACTTCACTTTAGTTTCAATCCAACTATGAAACTCAGAAGCTTGTTCTTCAGTGTGATTCTGACCAAGATCATTAGAAAAAGGACATATATTATCCAATACAGTCTTCTTTCTTTTATGTTTACCTTCATCTTCAGAAGAACCAAACTTTTTCATGAAAGGAGACTTGACAACAGCACTTGGCTTCGCCTCTCTTTTCTTAGGCAAAATAGCCACAGGATCAGACAACCTTAAAGAATCATAGACAACAATTGACCAATCGCTCTTACCCTCCATATTATTACTATCTTTTGATGATCTCTTAGTAGACTCATCTATCATCTTCCACATTTCATTTGACACATGAAATGTAAAAGTTGAAGGAGTCGAGCATAGCAATGAGGCTTCATTAGATTGACTCtgcaaaaacaaaaaggaaaaaattaaaatttataacaaatataaaaaaaactacTTCCTTAGACAAAATGTTATTAAAACAGCATACCTTAACAAGAGTAACAAAATCTGAAGCAATCTTCACATAATGCTCCAAATCGGTCCTCAACTTTTCACCAACTTGAACATCTTGATACCCCCCACACAAACATCATCAACATAATCCTGTAGAAAAGCAATAAAATATTTAATCAAGATATACAAACAAATAATATAAGAAAAGACAATTACGCAATAAACTATTTACAGGAGAAACATGGTCAAAGTCcattttattttcataatctAAATCTCCACCATTAGTTTTCACAGACACAACAGACTTAATGTCTACAAGCAAACCAATAGTTGTAGCAAAATCAGCTTCAAAACTTTTCTTCAGACAACCAAGTTCACCAATAATCAACTTTTGCGACGCTTGAACTTCAGTCAGCTTAACATGTAACTCCTTGATTTGATCTTGGAGCCCCTTGTTATATTGATCCTACATACAATTTAACAAGATAAcaaaaacattaaaatataatgACATATAAAAagggtttaaaaaaaaaaaaaaggaaaaaaaaaaaacaaacctcCAAACGCTTCTTTGGAAGAAAGAGTCCAGGCCTCAACAAAGGCATCTCCGATAGGGGAATGTCATCACCTATAGGTGGTGGTGTTGGACAGAATACACTTTCAAATGATAAATTTTTCAATATACCCAATTTATTTTCTTCCGCATTAGGAACGACAATATTGACATCAAACtgcattaaatttaaaaaaaattgaatcaaataaaaataacatgAATAGCAACAAAAAGTTATAAAATTGAGAAGTAACCAGTTACTTACAAATATAACAGATATAAAAATACAACACAAAACAAAGAGAGGAAAAAAACTACATTCTCATCTATAAAAACTTTCTCAAGAACTTCTTGATAACTCACACTATCCTTGCTATGCCAATTCAATATCCTTGGAAATGAAGAACCAATCCTCCGACATAAAAACGATGAGCAACTTGGAAGGGTCTCATAAATCCATATAAGGAATGCAAGAGGAAAACCAAAACACTTGTAACTCCAATTATCAAGAGACCCATCTGCTTTTCTAGGAATCTTCATATAAAGAGCATTCCTCTCCTTTAAAGCAGAGCGCATATAACACCTAGTTCTTTGCCACAAAAGTTTGCCAAATGCAAACTTTTTCAACAGGGAAAGCTCACAATCAACCATACCAAAAAACTTATTGTCTACCCTTGTCTCATTCTGGGTCCCAAACAAAAAACTAGCCAAAAAGTGGACAATACCCAACTTCACAACAAGCTCATCCCCCATAGCATTAAAATTTTTGAATTAAAAAGGCTACTAACTTCATTTTTGCTAACTTTGTCATTTGCTTTAACACCAGGGAAAAATTCTGTCCTAAGACCTTTTTTACCATCAGGAAACATACTTAAATCAACACTACCAGCACAGTCTAGCCCAGTAATTAATCCAAACTCACTAAGAGAAAACCTCACTACCTTATCACCAAGcttaaaccaaaactcaaattcttcTTTTTCCTGATGAACCTCCCTCATCAAAACACTATGTACAAGCTGTGCTTGCCATGCAGTACTTGACAAATccaaaaaatgaccaaaaggagTCCTTCTAAACATAGCTTTCTGCTTCTTGGTGAAGACTTTTTTCAAATCAGCTATAACTTCTTGTTTATTTCATTGCTGAACCTTACTTCCAAACCGAAACTCTGGTTTGATCATATATTGCACAGCCTgaataaaaatataacacaaataccACAAAAaggaatattaaaataaataattactacaACATTAAAAAAACCATACACATCTAAGGAAACAAGTTACTTTAAAGCGTAACCAGCGACATTACAAcatatacaattaaaaaaaaaatcgaaatgAAAACAGGAATActacaagtaaccagttaccttaaacATTAAACAACAATATACATActacaagtaaccagttaccttaaacattaaacaccaatatacatcctacaagtaaccagttaccttaaacattaaacaacaattaaaaatgaATACACTTGAAGGGTAACTAGTTACATCctacaagtaaccagttaccttaaacATTAAACAACAATATACATActacaagtaaccagttaccttaaacattaaacaacaatatacatcctacaagtaaccagttacatTAAACATTaagcaccaatatacatcctacaagtaaccagttaccttaaacattaaacaacaattaaaaatgaATACACTTGAAGGGTAACTAGTTACATCctacaagtaaccagttacctataaaATTATAGAGCAAAAGAAAAAGGCATACAACATATACAAACCAAAAACATATCAAATATAGAAACAAGAATAGtaaagaatcacaaataaatgaTCACTTAGAATCACTAAAAAACACACTATAAAAAAGGAACAAAATATGCATCAAAGAAACCGGTCACCTTAAAATataaacaacataattaaaatatcaatCACCTCAAtccaaccaattaccaataacagaaataaatataaataaatcacaataaaaaaataaaaaaaaagatagaaaCCGGTTACTGGTCATATAAAAATTTGTTCATTATAAAATGACTAAACACCCaactaagaaaaaaaacaaaattgaaCCAGGAATATAAGAAAACTAAAATACCTGCTTGTTTGTCTCATCGATAATCACAGGACCACAGGGCTTCAATCCTCCCCCAGGACTTCGAGGAGAACGTCACAATTTTAATGAGAGTCCACCAAGATCATAGGGCTTAGAAGAGCCAGCATCACCTCCCTTTTGAACCATCGCTACACAAACAGAAAACACAAAAAGCCATCAAGAATTAAAAAGTTTAGATAAATGATTGAGGAACAAATATAATATAGCCGAAAAAATGATTAACTTCCACATAGTAGAGGTAAAATACAAAACCAAAACCTACTGCAAAAGTAACTTCTATTtactaataataaaaataatcattACTTGTCATTAGAAAAATcttcaataaaatatattattattaacaagtagcattatttttattttttatttttttgaaaatagtAGCATTATAAAACAACATGAATAttcaaaagaaaagaataagtacaaccAAAGACAGCCCTTAGATCTCATAGCTAATTTGATCATTAAAAGTACACAACATGGGAATGTTCATTATGAGCCTTGTTACACTGTCCACCCACCCTATGACAGAAAAAGAGAGAGATataaatacacacacacacacacacacgcaTATTGCTACAAGGCACCATATAGAAGAGAAGACAGAGACAGATTGAAGGATATAAAATATAACTGCTTCCCACAATTACTGCTTTCATCACAATGACTGCCTCCCACAATGACTTTTTCCATCACAATTACTCCATCACAAGTCCGAAAAgagatataaatataaatatatatatatatatatatagacacacacacacaaacacacgATTATTACTACAGGCACCATAGATAAGAGAAGAGATATACAGAGTCACAAGTTAGAAaagagatataaatatatatatatacacacacacacgaTTAATACTACAGGCACCATAGATAAGAGAAGAGATATACAGAGTGAAGGATATATATAACAAGACTCATCATAAAAACTATATACACGCACAAGTCAGAAaagagatataaatatatatatacacacacacacacaaacacatgATTATTACTACAGGCACCATAGATAAGAGAAGAGATATACAGAGTGAAGGATATATATAACAAGACTCATCATAAAAACCATAGATTTGCTTCCAACAATGACTTTTACCATCACAAGTCAGAAAACACCTAAAATATTGAAAACCTAAAATACCACATAAACAAAATCGTAACCTATCACGAGCCCTTTCCCTTGCAATCAAGTTATATGTAGAGAAAATCAAAATCAATCACATATTATAAAGAAACTGTGTGTGTGTAGATGATGAAAACCAGAAGGAAAAACGAAAATCCTTACACAACAGTTCGCTTGAGAAGCAATAATCGTGAAATACAGAGGAATGGAACCCACCAAACAACTCTGCTAACGACCACCGTTCGCCTGAGAAGACAACCGTTTGCCTGAGACAACAGCCGTCCGTCTGAGAAGACAACCGTTCGCCTGCCACTCTCACTGATCGCCAACACCGTTCGGCACCCGTTGCAGAACAAGAAAGGGCAAAACCCCTCAGTCAAAACAgacaaaaataaaaagtaaaaaagta from the Humulus lupulus chromosome X, drHumLupu1.1, whole genome shotgun sequence genome contains:
- the LOC133805546 gene encoding uncharacterized protein LOC133805546, with amino-acid sequence MDHGEQLQMNFIAAAKAYTKTECEHYMRSLDRLDRRIRPYLEKAKYETWKFGSKMGWNNSNNANGTFTKVSTATENELRHDIVSKMKYEVLPFNPIEYQVRDEKGTNFTVNIHNRTCTCNRFQEDEMHCGHAVAVIAKRNLGVYDYCAKFYKTETLKAMYEEKVHPLPHKDEWNLPQHLDIVVLPPKATITAGRPRKKRIRSRGEPKVIITCGKCGQPGHNKKTCRNPPIEKANKQKKQKS